The Chitinophagales bacterium region TATTCCAACTTTTGTTTCCTGCAAGGCTATCGTTGTGGTTATCCAACGACTCCTTTAAGGATTTCAATTCTTCTCTTGCTTGTTCTAATTTCTTTTCGATGAGTTCTCTGAATACTTTCAAATCATCATCACTGTAACGTAAATTCGTGTTCTCGTTCACTGCTGATTTTTTTGGTTGGTTTGTTTTTAATACTGTTGAAGTTGCTGGCTTTGCCACGGGCGCCTGCACTTTCTTTACGGCAGGAGCTGCAACTTGTTTCACCGGAGGTGCTACTACTTTTTTAGGTGTGGCAGCCTTGGCTGACTTCGCCACAGGTTTTGCAATTGCCTTTACAACTTTTTTAGGGGCAGCCTTGGGAGGTGTTACTTTTGCCTTTGCCACCACTTTTTTGGGTGCCGGTTTAGTAACTTTCTTTGCCACGGGTTTTACCACTTTCTTAGGCGTTGCCACTTTCTTTGCCACAGGCTTTACAACTTTTTTAGGCGCTGCCACTTTCTTTGCTATAGGTTTAGCAACTTTTTCTACTGGCTTTGCTGCCTTTTTTACTGCGGGTTTCACCACCTTTTTAGGAGCAACTTTTACTACCTTTTTAGAAGCAGGTACAGCAGCTTTTTTAGCTACCGGCTTTGCTGCCTTTTTAGTAGGAAGTGCCTTCTTTGCAGGCTTTACCGTTGCTTTTTTAACTATCGGTTTTGAAACCTTTTTTGGTGTGCTTTTGGTTTTACTCGCAGCTTTTTTTGTTGTTTTTTCTTTGCCCATGTCGAAAAATTTGGCTGCAAGATTACGCAAATTCTTAATTACCAATACTACTGCCATAAAAAAACATTTAGGGCGCGAATATAACTTTTAAGAAAACAAAAGGCGTTTTATTGTAAACACAACAAAACGCCTCGCTTTTAATACCTATACTTTTATGCTTCGCTTTCTGCTTTCTTCTTAGGCGTTTTAGTGCTAATGGTTAATCCTGTTGCTTCAGAATTTATATCTACAATAAATGTATCGCCTGCTTTGGCAGCTGCTTTTAAAATTTCTTCGGCAAGCGGGTCTTCCAAATACTTTTGAATGGCGCGATGCAAAGGGCGCGCTCCATAAGCCGGATCGTAACCTTTTTCTGATAAAAAGTCTTTAGCGGCATCGGTTAATTTAATTTCAAAACCTAAGTCTTTCAGGCGTTTTACCACATCTTTTAATGCAATATCAATTATTTTGTGGATGCTGTCTTTTTCAAGACTATTGAAGATTACAACATCATCTATTCTATTCAAAAACTCCGGTGAGAATGTGCGCTTCAATGCTTTTGAAATTACATTTTTAGCCATATCGTCACTTTGTTCTGTTTTGGCCTTGGTTGCAAAACCCACTCCGGTGCCAAATTCTTTTAAATCGCGGGCACCGATATTAGAAGTCATAATGATGAGCGTGTTCTTAAAATCTACTTTTCTGCCGAGCGAATCGGTAAGAATTCCATCATCGAATACTTGCAACAATAGGTTGAATACATCGGGATGTGCTTTTTCAATTTCATCTAAAAGTACTACGGAATATGGCTTTCTGCGTACTCGCTCTGTTAATTGCCCGCCTTCTTCGTAACCTACATATCCCGGAGGCGCACCAATAAGTCTGCTGATACTAAATTTTTCCATGTATTCACTCATATCTATTCTTATGAGCGATTCTTCGCTATCGAACATGTAGCGTGCAATGGCTTTTGCCAACTCTGTTTTCCCCACGCCTGTTGGTCCTAAGAAAATAAAAGTTCCGATTGGTTTCTTGGGATCTTTAAGCCCAACTCGGTTACGCTGTATGGCTTTGGTAACTTTCAGCAAGGCTTCGTCTTGCCCAATTACCGAGCCTTTTAGGTCTTGCGACATATTCAAGAGCTTATTGCTTTCGCTTTGGGCAACTTTGCTTACCGGAATACCGGTCATCATGGCCACCACTTCGGCAATATCTTCTTCGCTTACCGGATAGCGCTTAGATTTAGACTCCTCATCCCACTGGGTTTTGGCGCGTTCTAATTCTTCCAATAAGCGCTTTTCGGTATCGCGTAAACGGGCTGCTTCTTCGTATTTTTGGCTCTTTACAACTTGGTTCTTTTCGTTCTTAATATCTTCTACTTGTTTTTCTAACTCAAGTATGTTTTTAGGAACGTGTATGTTTTTAAGGTGTACTCTTGCTCCTACTTCATCCATTACGTCTATGGCTTTATCCGGCAAGAAGCGATCGGTAATGTAGCGTGTGCTTAATTTCACACATGCATCTACGGCTTCTTTGGAGTACGATACGTTGTGGTATTCTTCGTACTTAGGCTTAATGTTGGTGAGTATTTGCACGGCTTCTTCTGGCGAAGGTGGGTCTATCATTACACGTTGAAAGCGCCTGTCTAAGGCTCCGTCTTTCTCTATATATTGGCGGTATTCATCTAATGTAGAAGCCCCTATGCATTGCAATTCTCCGCGTGCTAAAGCGGGTTTAAAGATATTGGAAGCATCTAATGAGCCGGTGGCTCCGCCTGCACCCACAATGGTGTGTATTTCATCTATAAAAAGAATTACATCGCGGTTTTTTTCCAGTTCGTTCATGATTGCTTTCATGCGCTCTTCGAACTGCCCTCTGTATTTAGTACCTGCAACCAATGCTGCCAAATCTAGCATTACAATTCTTTTTCCGAAAAGAACTCTGCTCACTTTCTTTTGAATGATGCGCAATGCCAAACCTTCTACTACTGCGGTTTTTCCTACTCCGGGTTCGCCAATTAGTATTGGGTTGTTTTTCTTTCTGCGCGAAAGTATTTGCGACACGCGCTCTATTTCATTTTCGCGTCCTACAATTGGGTCTAAGTTGCCTTCTTCTGCCAAGTGGGTAACATCGCGCCCAAAGTTATCTAATACCGGAGTTTTGGATTTGGTGCTACCCGGTTTTTTGCCAGCCGGAGGCTGATTGTATCCTCTGCTGCGTTCCTCGTCAAACTCTTCATCTGAAGGTTCGTTGGGCGTTTCCATTTTAGGTAATGAAATCTCGTAATCGGAAATATTTGAAAGCATGGTTTCTACCTCTGCTTTAAATGCTGTGTAATCTACATAGTATTCCAATAGGATATTAGAAACTATATTGTCTTTATTTTTAAGAATAGAGAGCAGCAAATGTTCCGTGCTAATAACATCACTTTTCATCAACTTAGCTTCCAACACTGTAATTTTCAGTATTCTTTCGGCTTGCTTGGTAAGTGGCACCGATGTGGGATTAAACACGCCTTTGGCTGTTTTATCTTTTATGGAAGTTTCGAGCCTGTTGCGCAGTTTAATAGGATCTACATTTAGTGTGCGCAGTGCTTTTATGGCCACACCTTCTCCATCGCGAATTAACCCCAACATTAAATGCTCTATTCCAATAAAATCGTGGTTCAAGCGTAAGGCTTCCTCGCGGCTATAGCCTATTACTTCTTTTACCTTTGGTGAAAATTTTGCTTCCATTTCTTTCCTTGTTTTCAATAATGAATTAAATACTACCTGCTGCTGTGGCAACTGCAATAATATTCAAGACGAATAAACCTCAACTATCGTTTACGAATGAATTTATTTTTCTATTACCGCGCAAATAAGCACAGAGCTTTTTCAAAAAACTAAATAACATTCTTCTTTTAACAGCATTTTTTTTCGTACAGTTTTTGGCAACTTGGCAAATGGCGGTTATACTTGTACCTGATAAAACGAAAATAGAACTGTAATCAAACTCAAATTATTCACCAATGAAGCTAACCTTAGATAAAAAAGAAAGATTGTGCCATGTGCGCTTACACGAAGAGAAGCTACTGAGTACACTTGCTCCTCAGCTAAAAAGCGAATTGGTGTATTTGAATACCGAAGGTTACCGCAATATTATTTTAGATTTAAGTGAAGTTCAATTTATTGATTCTTCCGGCTTAAGCTCGCTCTTGGTTGGCAATAGGCTTTGTAAGGAATCGAATGGCACATTTGTGCTAACAGGATTAAGCCCGCAGGTGGCTAAACTCATAAAAATTTCGCAGTTAGAACCTATCTTAAATATTGTACCTACCGTGAGTGAATCGGTAGATTATGTAATGATGGAAGAACTCGACCGCGATTTGAGAAACTAATCCTTTATTACCTAACTATAAATTGTTTAGTGCAGTTTGAAATTACCATTTTAGGCAGTAACGGTGCTATTCCGGCTTACAACAGACATCCTTCTGCGCAGGTTTTAAACTTTCATGGCAGTTTATTTTTGCTAGACTGCGGAGAAGGAACACAACTGCAAATGAACCGCTACAATATTAAACGCGGGAAAATGGATCACATTCTTATTTCGCACCTGCATGGCGATCACTACTTTGGCCTAATTGGTTTAATTACCTCTTTTAATTTAAACTATCGTACCACACCTTTACATATTTACGGTCCACACGGCTTGCGCGAAATTATTGAAACCCACTTGCATTGGAGTAATACGCAACTACGCTATGAAATTAAATTC contains the following coding sequences:
- a CDS encoding ATP-dependent Clp protease ATP-binding subunit, with translation MEAKFSPKVKEVIGYSREEALRLNHDFIGIEHLMLGLIRDGEGVAIKALRTLNVDPIKLRNRLETSIKDKTAKGVFNPTSVPLTKQAERILKITVLEAKLMKSDVISTEHLLLSILKNKDNIVSNILLEYYVDYTAFKAEVETMLSNISDYEISLPKMETPNEPSDEEFDEERSRGYNQPPAGKKPGSTKSKTPVLDNFGRDVTHLAEEGNLDPIVGRENEIERVSQILSRRKKNNPILIGEPGVGKTAVVEGLALRIIQKKVSRVLFGKRIVMLDLAALVAGTKYRGQFEERMKAIMNELEKNRDVILFIDEIHTIVGAGGATGSLDASNIFKPALARGELQCIGASTLDEYRQYIEKDGALDRRFQRVMIDPPSPEEAVQILTNIKPKYEEYHNVSYSKEAVDACVKLSTRYITDRFLPDKAIDVMDEVGARVHLKNIHVPKNILELEKQVEDIKNEKNQVVKSQKYEEAARLRDTEKRLLEELERAKTQWDEESKSKRYPVSEEDIAEVVAMMTGIPVSKVAQSESNKLLNMSQDLKGSVIGQDEALLKVTKAIQRNRVGLKDPKKPIGTFIFLGPTGVGKTELAKAIARYMFDSEESLIRIDMSEYMEKFSISRLIGAPPGYVGYEEGGQLTERVRRKPYSVVLLDEIEKAHPDVFNLLLQVFDDGILTDSLGRKVDFKNTLIIMTSNIGARDLKEFGTGVGFATKAKTEQSDDMAKNVISKALKRTFSPEFLNRIDDVVIFNSLEKDSIHKIIDIALKDVVKRLKDLGFEIKLTDAAKDFLSEKGYDPAYGARPLHRAIQKYLEDPLAEEILKAAAKAGDTFIVDINSEATGLTISTKTPKKKAESEA
- a CDS encoding STAS domain-containing protein — protein: MKLTLDKKERLCHVRLHEEKLLSTLAPQLKSELVYLNTEGYRNIILDLSEVQFIDSSGLSSLLVGNRLCKESNGTFVLTGLSPQVAKLIKISQLEPILNIVPTVSESVDYVMMEELDRDLRN
- a CDS encoding TraR/DksA C4-type zinc finger protein, whose translation is MGKEKTTKKAASKTKSTPKKVSKPIVKKATVKPAKKALPTKKAAKPVAKKAAVPASKKVVKVAPKKVVKPAVKKAAKPVEKVAKPIAKKVAAPKKVVKPVAKKVATPKKVVKPVAKKVTKPAPKKVVAKAKVTPPKAAPKKVVKAIAKPVAKSAKAATPKKVVAPPVKQVAAPAVKKVQAPVAKPATSTVLKTNQPKKSAVNENTNLRYSDDDLKVFRELIEKKLEQAREELKSLKESLDNHNDSLAGNKSWNMEEGSDTTEMEYLMNQISRQHQYIKNLEAALVRVENKTYGICRVTGKLIPKERLRLVPHATLSVEAKMNRKPEETNPTLAGPSHGDEAPSFGSED